One Ignavibacterium album JCM 16511 genomic region harbors:
- a CDS encoding acyl-CoA mutase large subunit family protein gives MADKEYLAQRKAYEEKAKAAKTTGMKFTTVSGRDINVLYGPDDVEHINYLSEIGFPGEYPYTRGIHANGYRGKIWTMRQFAGFGTPEDTNQRFHYLLNNGQTGLSVAFDLPTLMGWDADAPLSEGEVGICGVSVSSLKDMEVLFDKIPLDKVSTSMTINSPAAMIFAFYLAVAQKQGVDFKQLRGTLQNDILKEYIAQKEYIFPPTPSMRIIVDMIEYCTNEVPQWNPVSVSGYHIREAGSTAVQELAYTLADGFAYIEACIERGMDVDSFAPRISFFFNSHLDFFEEIAKFRAARKIYAKRMRERYGAKNPRSWWLRFHTQTAGCTLTAQQPENNIVRTAIQALAGVLGGTQSLHTNSMDETLALPSEKAVKIALRTQQLIAYETGVINTVDPLGGSYFVEALTDQMEKEANEIFEQIDAMGGVIPAIEAGYFQKEIADAAYRYQKEVERKEKIIVGVNEFVEPDEKIDIPILTIPPEVEIQQKQRLADLRQSRNQQAVEESLKEIKQAALDGNNLMPVLIKAAQNYVTLGEMVGELKEVFGTYEEVSVF, from the coding sequence ATGGCAGATAAAGAATATCTTGCTCAGCGTAAAGCTTATGAAGAAAAAGCCAAAGCTGCTAAAACTACCGGAATGAAGTTTACAACTGTAAGCGGCAGAGATATTAATGTACTTTACGGTCCTGATGATGTTGAGCATATCAACTATTTATCTGAAATCGGTTTTCCGGGAGAATATCCATACACAAGAGGAATTCATGCAAACGGATATCGCGGAAAAATTTGGACGATGCGACAATTTGCAGGTTTCGGAACACCGGAAGATACCAATCAAAGATTTCATTATCTGCTTAATAACGGACAAACGGGTTTATCTGTTGCTTTTGATCTTCCGACTTTAATGGGTTGGGATGCAGATGCACCTTTGAGTGAAGGTGAAGTTGGAATTTGTGGTGTTTCAGTTTCTTCATTAAAAGATATGGAAGTTTTGTTCGATAAAATTCCTCTTGATAAAGTTTCAACTTCAATGACAATAAACTCACCGGCAGCAATGATATTCGCGTTCTATCTTGCAGTCGCACAGAAGCAGGGCGTAGATTTTAAACAGTTGAGAGGAACTCTTCAAAACGATATTCTTAAAGAATATATCGCACAGAAAGAATATATCTTTCCGCCAACTCCATCAATGAGAATAATTGTAGATATGATCGAATACTGTACTAACGAAGTACCTCAATGGAATCCTGTTTCGGTTAGTGGTTATCATATCCGTGAAGCAGGTTCAACAGCTGTTCAGGAACTTGCTTATACTCTTGCAGATGGATTTGCCTATATCGAAGCATGCATCGAAAGAGGAATGGATGTGGATTCATTTGCACCCAGAATTTCTTTCTTCTTCAATTCTCATCTCGATTTTTTTGAAGAGATTGCAAAGTTTCGCGCGGCAAGAAAAATTTATGCAAAGCGAATGAGAGAAAGATATGGAGCCAAAAATCCAAGAAGTTGGTGGTTAAGATTTCATACTCAAACTGCAGGATGTACATTAACTGCTCAGCAACCAGAAAATAATATTGTCAGAACCGCAATTCAGGCACTTGCAGGAGTGCTTGGTGGTACTCAATCATTACATACAAATTCTATGGATGAAACTCTTGCTCTTCCAAGTGAAAAAGCTGTTAAAATTGCATTAAGAACTCAGCAACTCATTGCTTATGAAACAGGTGTGATTAACACAGTTGATCCTCTTGGAGGAAGTTATTTTGTCGAAGCATTAACTGATCAGATGGAAAAAGAAGCAAATGAAATTTTTGAACAGATTGATGCAATGGGAGGAGTTATTCCTGCGATCGAAGCCGGATACTTTCAAAAGGAAATTGCTGACGCAGCTTATCGTTATCAGAAGGAAGTTGAAAGAAAAGAGAAAATAATAGTCGGTGTAAATGAATTCGTTGAACCAGATGAAAAGATAGATATTCCAATACTCACAATCCCTCCTGAAGTCGAGATTCAGCAGAAGCAAAGATTAGCAGATCTTCGTCAGAGTCGCAATCAACAGGCAGTTGAAGAATCGCTGAAAGAAATTAAACAAGCTGCTCTTGATGGAAATAATCTTATGCCTGTACTTATCAAAGCTGCACAAAATTATGTAACACTCGGTGAAATGGTAGGCGAACTCAAAGAAGTATTCGGAACTTACGAGGAGGTTTCGGTATTCTGA
- the mutL gene encoding DNA mismatch repair endonuclease MutL, with amino-acid sequence MSGRIKILPENLANKIAAGEVVQRPESVVKELLENSIDAEAKNIELIIKQAGKSLIQVCDDGIGMTEEDAILCIQKHATSKISTLSDLEAIRTLGFRGEALSSIAAVSQLEIRTQTAQQEIGTLIRIEKEGEIIKEKVSVNKGTCVSVKNLFYNTPARRKFLKSDATELKHIIDTFNRIALAHPEINFKFYNNDSLVNDYKSGTLEERIAQIFADNMLDALIPVREKTEYLSLHGYIGKPSIFRKSKGEQYLYLNKRFVFNKHINHAVFTAFENILEKGDYPFFVLFMEIDPSKVDVNIHPSKLEVKFDDEKDVYNFVLAVIKKSIGSHDLVPSMTFSGNENSEEKLSFNAFTPVAKNDFSDRPIFSKSLESKRERISDEDIELVFGNLATNVIRKQQSNFIPEFIESETQQEYKLEKKTTADDEEPSFIIQLHNKYILSQIKSGLMIIDQHVAHERILYEKALSRLETDIPFSQQLLFPITIQFDPASYEILKELNSHLHRLGFQLKFSSRYYITIEGVPEDIKSGSEERILKEFIEEFKTNQLEKKLEEKDNIAKSYSCKTAIKAGDKLSESEMRLLIDQLFATSMPYVCPHGRPIVIKISLEEFDRRFGRT; translated from the coding sequence ATGTCAGGCAGAATTAAAATATTACCCGAAAATCTTGCAAACAAAATTGCAGCAGGCGAAGTTGTTCAACGACCTGAATCTGTAGTTAAAGAATTACTTGAAAACTCAATCGATGCCGAAGCAAAAAACATTGAGCTGATAATTAAACAAGCAGGTAAGTCTTTAATTCAGGTTTGTGATGATGGTATTGGAATGACGGAAGAAGATGCAATCCTTTGTATTCAGAAACATGCTACTAGTAAAATTTCAACTCTTTCTGATCTCGAGGCAATCAGAACACTTGGATTTCGCGGTGAAGCTTTGAGCTCCATTGCTGCTGTATCACAACTTGAAATCAGAACTCAAACTGCTCAGCAGGAAATTGGTACTCTTATCCGGATTGAAAAAGAAGGTGAGATTATTAAAGAAAAAGTTTCTGTGAACAAAGGAACTTGCGTTTCGGTTAAAAATCTTTTTTACAATACTCCTGCAAGAAGAAAATTTCTTAAATCAGATGCAACGGAACTTAAGCATATAATCGATACATTTAATCGGATCGCACTTGCTCATCCTGAAATCAATTTTAAATTTTATAATAATGATTCTCTTGTAAATGATTATAAATCCGGAACACTTGAAGAAAGAATTGCTCAGATTTTTGCTGACAATATGCTCGATGCTTTAATCCCGGTTAGAGAAAAGACTGAATATCTTTCTTTGCATGGATACATCGGCAAACCTTCTATTTTCAGAAAAAGCAAAGGCGAACAATATCTTTATCTTAACAAAAGATTTGTATTTAATAAGCATATCAATCACGCTGTATTTACAGCTTTTGAAAACATTCTTGAAAAAGGTGATTATCCTTTCTTTGTGCTTTTTATGGAAATTGATCCATCCAAAGTTGATGTTAATATTCATCCATCAAAACTTGAAGTAAAATTTGATGACGAAAAAGATGTTTACAATTTTGTACTTGCGGTTATAAAGAAATCGATTGGTAGTCACGATCTTGTTCCCTCAATGACTTTTTCAGGAAATGAAAATTCAGAAGAGAAACTTTCATTTAATGCTTTTACTCCTGTTGCGAAAAATGATTTCTCTGACAGACCAATTTTTTCAAAATCACTTGAATCAAAGCGTGAGAGAATTTCTGACGAAGATATTGAACTTGTATTTGGTAATCTTGCAACAAATGTTATCAGGAAACAGCAAAGTAATTTCATTCCTGAATTTATTGAATCTGAAACGCAGCAGGAATATAAATTAGAGAAAAAGACGACTGCTGATGATGAAGAGCCAAGTTTCATTATTCAGCTTCATAACAAATACATCTTATCACAGATTAAATCCGGATTGATGATAATTGATCAGCATGTTGCACATGAACGAATTTTATATGAAAAAGCATTATCAAGATTAGAAACTGATATTCCTTTCTCACAGCAATTGCTTTTTCCTATTACAATTCAGTTTGATCCTGCGAGTTATGAAATTCTTAAAGAACTAAATTCACACCTTCACAGACTTGGATTCCAATTAAAATTTTCTTCCAGATATTATATTACAATCGAAGGTGTTCCGGAGGATATTAAAAGCGGTTCGGAAGAAAGAATACTAAAAGAATTCATTGAAGAGTTTAAGACAAATCAGCTTGAAAAGAAACTTGAGGAAAAAGATAATATTGCAAAATCGTATAGCTGCAAAACAGCGATTAAAGCAGGAGACAAATTATCAGAAAGTGAAATGCGTTTGCTAATTGATCAACTTTTCGCTACTTCTATGCCTTATGTTTGTCCTCACGGAAGACCAATAGTGATAAAAATCTCACTTGAAGAATTTGACAGAAGATTTGGAAGAACCTAA
- a CDS encoding dihydrofolate reductase codes for MIISLIVAIAQNGVIGKSSGEMSWHVSEEFKHFKNTTKGFPVLMGRKTFETLGKPLKERLNIVLTRNPEYKTQFDDVLIFSSLDEAINFCREKKFEKIFIIGGAEIYKIAIPIVDEMIISRMKFTAEGDVYFPEFDESNWKKEKIMDKELFEVYLYKRI; via the coding sequence TTGATTATCAGTTTAATTGTTGCAATTGCGCAGAATGGAGTTATTGGTAAATCATCTGGAGAAATGTCTTGGCATGTAAGCGAAGAATTCAAACATTTCAAAAATACTACGAAAGGTTTCCCGGTTTTAATGGGAAGAAAAACTTTTGAAACGCTTGGTAAACCACTGAAGGAAAGATTAAATATTGTTCTTACAAGAAATCCGGAATACAAAACACAATTCGATGATGTACTGATATTCTCTTCACTTGATGAAGCAATTAATTTTTGCAGAGAAAAGAAGTTCGAAAAAATTTTTATTATCGGTGGTGCTGAAATATATAAAATTGCAATTCCCATTGTTGATGAAATGATAATCTCCAGAATGAAGTTTACTGCAGAAGGTGATGTTTATTTTCCTGAGTTTGATGAATCAAACTGGAAGAAAGAAAAAATTATGGATAAAGAATTATTTGAAGTTTATTTGTATAAAAGGATTTAA
- the thyA gene encoding thymidylate synthase, whose protein sequence is MKQYHDLVKLVMNEGVRKSSRTGVDTISYFGAFYRVDLSEGFPLLTTKKMEWKSLLYEVLWYLSGEEHIKNLKQHTKIWDAWADENGRLQTAYGRFWRRFPVPDKSVALDGEIFVDENNPFVKRESNGALVFDQVGWVINEIKSNPNSRRLVITAWHPANAVISKLPPCHYTFAFNVSNGKLNCHLTQRSGDIALGIPFNLAAYSILTQIIAQETNLALGYFAHTIIDAHIYVADKGSPTEKYDHLEGLKLQLTREPFPLPQLKIAKKPIDELQFEDFELIGYQHHPKIKFEVAV, encoded by the coding sequence ATGAAACAATATCACGATTTGGTTAAACTTGTTATGAACGAAGGTGTCCGCAAGTCATCACGAACAGGAGTGGACACAATATCTTATTTCGGCGCTTTCTACAGAGTTGATCTTTCTGAAGGATTTCCGCTTCTTACCACAAAAAAAATGGAATGGAAATCTTTGCTTTACGAAGTTCTCTGGTATTTATCAGGTGAAGAGCATATAAAAAATTTAAAGCAGCATACAAAAATCTGGGATGCGTGGGCAGATGAAAACGGAAGACTTCAAACTGCTTACGGAAGATTCTGGAGAAGATTTCCTGTTCCCGATAAATCGGTAGCACTTGATGGGGAAATCTTTGTTGATGAAAATAATCCTTTCGTAAAAAGAGAATCAAATGGTGCATTGGTTTTTGATCAGGTTGGTTGGGTGATAAATGAAATTAAAAGTAATCCTAACTCCAGAAGACTTGTCATTACTGCCTGGCATCCTGCTAATGCTGTGATTAGTAAATTACCACCTTGTCATTACACATTTGCATTTAATGTAAGTAACGGAAAACTTAATTGTCATCTCACACAACGAAGTGGTGATATTGCTCTTGGAATTCCTTTTAATCTTGCTGCATACTCAATACTTACTCAAATTATTGCACAAGAAACAAATCTTGCACTTGGCTACTTTGCTCATACAATTATCGACGCACATATCTATGTTGCAGATAAAGGAAGTCCGACTGAGAAATACGATCATCTTGAAGGATTAAAATTACAATTAACCCGTGAGCCATTTCCATTACCACAACTTAAAATTGCCAAAAAGCCAATTGATGAACTTCAATTCGAGGATTTTGAACTGATCGGATATCAGCATCATCCTAAAATTAAATTTGAGGTTGCGGTTTGA
- a CDS encoding T9SS type A sorting domain-containing protein, whose translation MKLKIKNLWMIVAYLIIISITIQSQSDDFTYGVFSHLNTSWNYQNAKAYLDSAGFNYIIDGIIPDTTTALNQNLIGIKESSPQDYIAYYSKGYYSKWEAERNEFVFGRVGFKHPHKNGTPPYLYGQVETHLGAKCWATQRDIGHRVDSVLWGPHYHQDKKYDYGFWDPNPKITYIASYRMAFSNIPQKSQDDEVCKMKVTYSYRYGVFPDTHIVVIPLNEKLLRVRDFPADSSFRNFTISYQLPDGYIIRDRRMPENIIPSADTLYEDDVVLSGIEFKLEWSGIGKLYIDYVEVYDSTVWGQGFKLDDTTTIQTIQNIQTFAQNHSQIPKLNYWYVNDEPNSIDTYLPMRIVDSLVNTVTPGKNTITEIYPNWRGEFNGEHHLKQFVQVSNTKQLMIDYYPAYTETPYWKGLDNLQKSLQWAWEAQPNFWYVAQAFSIIMENGTYCQWRRPTPTELNASLMLALSHGVKGIMFWHYQPNYSARRITDCGNQYGFFDALLDEADSPTELYNHLRLNFTPRIKGKLGNTLSKLKYFGNFIKRRYIKPTTELFPQPQSFQYLTVGLNEANNKDINWHIGFLVDSTDTTNNKFFLMTNILTEAQRNIRIDLTKPVPGFYNYRFRNVEPQYNLDTTYQNTITTTLNFPAGEGYLYQVAPVVKYGGKLAYNDTIKSIDTLYDDMSINNNVNLVINRGKYYTIKDTVTLVGTGFITGAGYLNIAQGGEIKIASWSKSVFKGREGNHPKIYWGKFPNGQNVISYRIYRRKGETNFVLAVTVSSNSPRYFIDNTITILDRPEPFATFAEYKVTAIYQNGDPITESDYSNTIRYDEVDGIAIDKSASGHSETVTEYKLEQNYPNPFNPTTRIKYSIKERQLVQLKIYDVLGRELFTLEDNYKEPGNYETEFDASSLASGVYIYRLSAGDFVDVKKMVVVK comes from the coding sequence ATGAAATTAAAGATAAAAAATCTCTGGATGATAGTAGCTTACTTAATCATAATAAGTATAACCATACAATCACAAAGTGATGATTTCACATACGGAGTATTTTCACATCTTAATACTTCGTGGAATTATCAGAATGCAAAAGCATATCTGGACAGTGCTGGGTTCAACTATATAATAGACGGTATTATACCTGACACAACTACAGCATTAAATCAAAATCTTATTGGAATTAAAGAATCCAGTCCACAGGATTACATCGCTTATTACTCAAAAGGATATTACAGTAAATGGGAAGCAGAAAGGAATGAATTTGTATTTGGCAGGGTCGGGTTTAAGCATCCGCATAAAAATGGAACACCTCCTTATTTATACGGGCAGGTTGAAACACATCTTGGCGCTAAATGTTGGGCAACACAAAGGGATATTGGACACAGAGTTGATAGTGTTCTTTGGGGTCCTCATTATCATCAGGATAAAAAATATGATTATGGATTTTGGGACCCTAATCCTAAAATCACCTACATAGCATCCTACCGTATGGCATTCAGCAACATACCTCAGAAATCACAGGATGATGAGGTATGCAAAATGAAAGTAACATACAGTTACAGATATGGGGTTTTTCCTGACACACATATTGTTGTTATTCCACTTAATGAGAAACTGCTTCGTGTAAGGGATTTTCCGGCTGACAGTAGTTTCAGAAATTTTACAATCTCATATCAACTGCCTGACGGCTACATTATTAGGGACAGAAGAATGCCGGAGAATATAATCCCATCTGCAGACACATTATATGAAGATGATGTGGTGCTATCGGGAATTGAATTCAAACTTGAATGGAGCGGTATTGGAAAACTTTATATTGATTATGTGGAAGTATATGATAGCACTGTGTGGGGACAGGGATTTAAACTGGATGATACTACAACTATACAAACAATTCAAAATATCCAAACCTTCGCACAGAATCACTCACAAATACCAAAGCTTAACTATTGGTATGTAAACGATGAACCAAACTCAATAGACACCTATTTACCAATGAGAATAGTTGATTCTCTGGTTAACACAGTTACACCCGGCAAAAACACAATTACTGAAATATATCCGAACTGGCGTGGCGAGTTTAATGGCGAGCATCATCTCAAACAGTTTGTTCAGGTAAGCAACACAAAACAACTTATGATTGACTACTATCCTGCTTATACCGAAACACCATACTGGAAAGGACTTGATAATCTTCAAAAATCACTTCAATGGGCCTGGGAAGCACAACCCAACTTCTGGTATGTAGCTCAGGCTTTTAGTATAATAATGGAGAATGGAACCTATTGTCAATGGAGAAGACCGACACCAACCGAATTAAATGCGTCATTAATGCTGGCACTGTCGCACGGTGTAAAAGGAATAATGTTCTGGCACTATCAACCAAATTATAGTGCACGTCGTATCACGGATTGTGGAAATCAATATGGTTTCTTTGATGCTTTGCTTGATGAAGCAGACTCACCTACAGAACTATACAATCACCTTCGCCTCAATTTTACTCCAAGAATCAAAGGTAAACTTGGTAACACTCTTAGTAAATTAAAATACTTCGGTAATTTTATTAAAAGGAGATATATCAAACCAACAACAGAGTTATTTCCGCAACCTCAAAGTTTTCAGTACTTAACCGTTGGATTAAATGAGGCTAATAATAAAGATATAAATTGGCACATTGGGTTTTTGGTTGATAGCACAGATACTACTAACAATAAGTTTTTTCTAATGACCAATATTTTAACAGAAGCCCAAAGAAACATAAGAATAGATTTAACCAAACCGGTTCCTGGTTTCTACAATTACAGATTCAGAAATGTTGAACCACAGTACAACCTTGACACTACTTATCAGAATACCATTACGACAACATTAAACTTTCCTGCCGGAGAAGGTTATCTTTATCAGGTTGCACCTGTAGTTAAGTACGGCGGCAAACTTGCTTACAACGACACAATTAAATCCATAGATACTTTGTATGACGATATGAGTATAAACAACAATGTAAACCTTGTTATAAACAGAGGGAAGTATTATACAATTAAGGATACTGTAACTCTTGTTGGAACAGGTTTTATCACAGGAGCCGGTTATTTAAATATTGCACAGGGTGGAGAAATAAAGATTGCAAGCTGGTCAAAGTCTGTTTTTAAGGGAAGAGAGGGAAATCATCCTAAGATTTACTGGGGCAAGTTTCCAAATGGTCAGAATGTTATATCATACAGGATTTATCGAAGAAAAGGAGAAACAAATTTTGTTCTTGCCGTAACTGTATCTTCTAATAGTCCGAGGTATTTTATTGACAACACCATTACCATTCTTGACCGTCCTGAACCATTTGCTACCTTTGCAGAATATAAGGTAACAGCAATATACCAGAATGGTGATCCGATTACTGAATCAGATTATTCAAATACGATAAGATATGACGAAGTTGATGGTATTGCTATTGATAAATCAGCATCAGGACACTCAGAAACAGTAACGGAATATAAGCTTGAGCAGAATTACCCCAATCCATTCAATCCCACAACACGAATCAAATATTCAATAAAAGAGAGACAATTGGTTCAACTAAAAATATATGATGTACTTGGAAGAGAATTGTTTACGCTTGAAGATAATTACAAAGAACCTGGAAATTATGAGACAGAATTTGATGCCAGTTCACTTGCAAGCGGAGTTTATATCTATCGTCTTTCTGCCGGTGATTTTGTTGATGTCAAGAAAATGGTTGTGGTGAAGTGA
- a CDS encoding fibronectin type III domain-containing protein: MKTKQSTLSLLFFFSLLTFYFSPELNATIRYVSKTGSSTPPYTSWATAADSIQKCINICEYGDTIYVANGVYKEKIVMIPGLSLIGAGMDSCVIDTRDLPMQNYSVYLDEGSLIENFFIKVSNNSENGYGFYAKDSVKITFNRVTSGVTAIRSMGINLIIKENFISSFQFGIQVSNSSPSIIRNTITNCDYSIYMNTPYLYYEPIIDSNYIDTYGSAISNSFGSKPTVRNNFIILRGRSSVGFSNGYSDTAKVYNNVVIAFDSLGEATGFYNSALPHLSYNNFVYGKVKNGFVVSRYNKFINNSSIGPITGVLFGTPIGMEVHYNNVWNSQISYSGFTPDSTNTTVDPMIVNDDTTQGELDFHLQKFSPLIDAGDPTILDLDGTRSDIGLYGGPFGQRYIYQDLPPKPPVNLTALVDSGRILLRWNRNTEADSSHYNIFRSLNPDFTADSTTLFGSTTDTFFVDKLNQEYERLYYKITCVDRQGNQSNPSEEIAIVFSSINDYPITINDYYLYQNYPNPFNPTTKIGYRLKEDGYVKLYVYNIKGEVVDILVNQYQQGGYYEVEFNVGNSLQTDPQTLIASGIYIYQIMVRGRGDIPVFTDSKKMLFIK; this comes from the coding sequence ATGAAAACAAAACAATCAACTCTGTCTTTACTTTTTTTCTTTTCTCTTTTGACTTTTTACTTTTCACCTGAGCTAAATGCAACCATCCGTTATGTAAGCAAAACCGGCAGCAGTACACCGCCATACACAAGCTGGGCAACTGCTGCAGACAGCATACAGAAGTGTATTAACATTTGTGAATATGGCGATACAATTTATGTGGCGAATGGAGTTTACAAAGAAAAAATAGTAATGATACCTGGCTTGTCTCTGATTGGTGCCGGAATGGATAGTTGTGTTATTGATACGAGAGACTTACCTATGCAAAATTATAGTGTTTATTTGGACGAGGGCAGTTTAATAGAAAATTTTTTTATAAAAGTTTCAAACAATAGCGAAAATGGATATGGGTTTTATGCAAAAGATAGTGTAAAGATTACTTTTAATAGGGTAACTTCTGGGGTAACTGCTATCAGGAGTATGGGTATAAATTTAATTATTAAAGAAAATTTTATTTCTTCGTTTCAATTTGGGATTCAGGTTTCGAATTCTAGTCCTTCCATAATAAGAAATACAATTACTAATTGCGATTACTCAATTTATATGAACACTCCCTATTTATACTATGAACCAATAATAGATTCTAATTATATTGACACATACGGCAGTGCAATCAGTAATTCATTTGGTTCAAAGCCAACGGTCAGAAATAATTTTATTATACTAAGAGGCAGAAGTTCCGTGGGGTTTTCAAATGGTTATTCAGATACAGCAAAAGTATATAACAATGTTGTTATTGCTTTCGATAGTCTGGGTGAAGCTACAGGTTTTTACAATTCAGCTTTACCACATTTGTCATACAATAATTTTGTCTATGGTAAAGTCAAAAATGGATTTGTTGTAAGCAGGTATAATAAATTTATAAATAATTCTTCCATTGGTCCTATAACTGGTGTTTTATTCGGTACACCAATCGGAATGGAGGTACATTACAACAATGTCTGGAACTCACAGATAAGCTACAGCGGATTTACACCTGATTCAACAAACACAACTGTTGACCCGATGATTGTAAACGATGATACAACACAGGGTGAACTTGACTTCCATCTTCAGAAGTTCTCTCCGCTTATTGATGCTGGTGACCCTACAATCCTTGACCTCGACGGCACAAGAAGCGACATAGGACTCTACGGAGGTCCTTTCGGACAGCGTTATATTTATCAGGATTTGCCTCCTAAACCTCCTGTTAATCTTACTGCTCTGGTTGATTCGGGCAGAATACTGCTTCGATGGAACAGAAACACTGAAGCTGATTCTTCTCATTATAACATTTTCCGCTCATTAAATCCCGACTTCACTGCTGATTCAACAACTCTTTTTGGTTCAACCACAGATACTTTCTTTGTTGACAAGCTTAATCAGGAATATGAACGGCTGTATTACAAGATTACCTGTGTTGACAGACAGGGCAATCAATCAAATCCATCTGAAGAGATAGCAATAGTATTTTCTTCAATCAATGATTATCCGATTACAATAAATGACTACTACCTTTATCAGAACTATCCAAATCCATTTAATCCGACAACAAAGATCGGATACCGGTTGAAAGAAGACGGATATGTAAAACTTTATGTATATAACATAAAGGGAGAGGTAGTAGATATACTTGTAAACCAATATCAGCAGGGAGGGTATTATGAAGTAGAATTTAATGTAGGGAACAGTCTCCAGACTGATCCGCAAACACTCATAGCCAGCGGCATATACATCTACCAGATAATGGTAAGAGGCAGAGGGGATATTCCTGTTTTTACTGATTCAAAGAAGATGTTGTTTATTAAATAA
- the nuoF gene encoding NADH-quinone oxidoreductase subunit NuoF has product MEKIVLPDIKDFHILDVYLQHGGYTAAKKAFTQSPDDIIDQVKRSGLRGRGGAAFLTGLKWSFMPKTTDKPKYLCVNGDESEPGSFKDRQIFEYNPHQLIEGTIITCYAIGAKVAYIYIRGEYHKWIKLMQKALDDAYANGYLGEKMKEKFGTDFSCDIYIHKGAGAYICGEESALMNSIEGKRGYPRVKPPFPAQNGLWGCPTTINNVETITNVPPIINKGWEWFASIGEPKHPGTILFGVSGHVNKPGVYELPSGTLLTDIIYNHAGGVPGNKKILCVIPGGSSMPPLRGDQIEGVKMDAESLKAAGSAIGTGGIMVMDEDTDLVKVLARIAHFYHHESCGQCTPCREGTGWLEKILKRLIAGKGSVSDLDLLITVANQIEGNTICALGEAAAWPVKFMVERFRDYFEKRVSKEISLPVANKVHSMRHTAIPVEEIKH; this is encoded by the coding sequence ATGGAAAAAATAGTTTTACCGGATATTAAAGACTTTCATATACTCGATGTTTATCTTCAACACGGCGGATACACAGCAGCTAAAAAAGCTTTTACACAATCACCTGACGATATTATCGATCAGGTAAAAAGGTCTGGACTTCGTGGAAGAGGTGGTGCTGCTTTTCTTACCGGTTTGAAGTGGAGCTTTATGCCTAAGACTACTGATAAACCTAAATACCTTTGCGTAAACGGAGATGAGAGTGAACCTGGTTCTTTCAAAGACAGACAAATTTTCGAGTACAATCCTCATCAGCTTATCGAAGGAACTATTATTACTTGCTATGCAATCGGTGCTAAAGTTGCCTATATCTACATTCGTGGTGAATACCATAAATGGATAAAGCTAATGCAAAAAGCTTTGGATGATGCTTATGCTAACGGATACCTTGGTGAGAAGATGAAGGAAAAATTCGGGACGGATTTCTCATGCGATATTTATATTCACAAAGGCGCAGGTGCTTATATCTGTGGAGAAGAATCTGCTTTAATGAATTCGATTGAAGGGAAAAGAGGTTATCCGAGAGTTAAGCCTCCGTTCCCTGCACAAAATGGTTTATGGGGATGTCCTACAACCATTAACAATGTAGAAACCATCACAAATGTTCCTCCTATAATAAACAAAGGTTGGGAATGGTTTGCTTCGATTGGAGAACCGAAACATCCCGGAACAATTCTTTTTGGAGTTAGCGGTCACGTTAATAAACCAGGTGTTTATGAGCTTCCTTCAGGTACTTTGCTGACTGATATAATTTATAATCACGCAGGCGGAGTTCCGGGTAATAAAAAAATTCTTTGTGTTATTCCGGGTGGTTCCTCAATGCCTCCGCTTCGAGGTGATCAGATTGAAGGTGTAAAGATGGATGCCGAATCACTCAAAGCTGCCGGCTCTGCAATCGGTACAGGCGGAATAATGGTGATGGATGAAGACACTGATTTGGTTAAAGTATTAGCTCGGATTGCTCACTTCTATCATCACGAAAGTTGCGGGCAATGCACACCTTGTCGTGAAGGCACTGGTTGGCTTGAAAAGATATTGAAAAGATTAATTGCCGGCAAAGGTTCTGTTAGTGATTTGGATTTACTTATTACTGTTGCAAATCAGATTGAAGGAAACACAATTTGTGCATTAGGTGAAGCTGCTGCCTGGCCAGTAAAATTTATGGTAGAAAGATTTCGTGATTACTTTGAAAAAAGAGTAAGTAAAGAAATCAGTTTGCCTGTTGCAAACAAAGTTCATTCAATGAGACACACTGCAATTCCAGTAGAAGAAATTAAGCATTAA